One segment of Kryptolebias marmoratus isolate JLee-2015 linkage group LG23, ASM164957v2, whole genome shotgun sequence DNA contains the following:
- the tns1a gene encoding tensin isoform X6: MSTSRRPQTKHRHVGLEVKGNRCLLLDEKLAIKAAEICWRSRVTTSCQTTTSCEPPPTPQLPLKHVDTPGSTRSCKSVEIRRKQSRSQSVVQAMEESYEVDLVYITERIISLSFPAGAEERSYNSNLQEVATMLRSKHGEHYLMLNLSERRSDLSKLNPKVLEFGWPDHHAPALDKICSMCKAIDTWLSGDQRNVVVLHNKGNRGRTGVVVAAYMHYSSISASADQALDRFAMRRFYEDKALPVGQPSQIRYVRYFNGLLSGHIKINNKPLFLHHVIMHGIPNFESKGGCRPFLKIYQAMQPVYTSGIYNVQGDSNTSICITIEPGLLLKGDILLKCYHKKYRNLTRDVVFRVQFHTCAIHDLGVVFGKNELDETFKDERFPEYGKVEFVFSYGPEKIKGLGHLENGPSVSVDYNTQDPLIRWDSYDSFDQHCEDTAEGEHDVAHTQGPLDGSLYAQVCKKDSLEGVVTINGLPVRENPLKNAENSLQQSNHPLQTTEQTLPVTGHTSLPAVDHTLSVSSDSGNSTASIKTDRTDEHSQSLQIAASHNNPTAHPPLSPQEKRELDQLLSGLEAPTQRQAYLSTSTSPGGGVRHLVPAQVHVNGGHTRLLAAPSTEEHETDILDEELPNSQEGNSVDSLGTLSSLEGQATPGSLYYQSQTPVSTQNDGPYLERNNLGEKLNEMPVHGVRTPTAMQERSVDSPSPQGGYNNYQNGGGMYRSQSFGNQPTSSPETNSKLMPRAPERSTSSREAVQRGLNHWHQHSLPDDPFGPPLQSTHSLPHFPTPASQRDIEQSIEALNMLMIDLDPINSHMSKSHSAPSGENNLSSSQVPFSQTLARPSYQGDSAIHGYNNSGSVNSTYHQPQWSAGRVPTVPNQSPLMESPVHSSQRSNTGYQHQSTTPTHTPEPYLHTRQSPHHYPTDSPSNLNQQKPMNSYAGVSHSPDLQGPSPYPGYSTSSSPLPALTPQPKDTSSSPLPREQDAEEETLNLEGLVAHRIAEYNARIRGISESMTPQQSDRHRSYSFSGVRSRGMTPEVTQETGRRRTTSEGQYQSSHDSMSATHSPDFANNLSLNPGGRPREGLMHSYREAFEDSEASRLANSPTFGGSARSTPGLTKTPLSALGLKPQQGGSESDCNKGEQDNRGVGDSRAQPFNAPLSSSSPIHSTDGRRTGSSDSAPHRPASPEGSQVDIMGVHTVPGSPNTLHRTVATNTPPSPALQRRLGQGSPSLARHPFPTGVPTSPLIGRNPKMAAAGMPPSPLMGRRAPSSGHSTPDELGAASRQGSAQPPPTPAFPVSPQLPEKRHMSSGDAERTDNRNLTPVSGGSTPNLSGTHPLPDASKSIYDSYPDIKMNVKFVQDTSKFWYKPDISREQAISLLKDREPGAFIIRDSHSFRGAYGLAMKVACPPPTIQQNKKAGDMTNELVRHFLIETSSKGVRLKGCPNEPYFGCLSALVYQHSMTPLALPCKLMIPTKDPNEEALELATPTDPVVDLLKQGTVQKIPEEAYACNVLYINSVDMESLTGPQAVAKAISQTLATNPLPAATTVHFKVSAQGITLTDSQRKIFFRRHYPINTVTYCDMDPQNRKWGKEGGGSVKLFGFVARKQGSTTDNVSHLFAELDPDQPASAIVSFVSKTMKQ, translated from the exons CCTCCCACTCCTCAGCTGCCATTAAAGCATGTAGATACGCCG GGATCCACGAGGTCCTGCAAAAGTGTGGAGATAAGACGGAAGCAATCACG GAGTCAGAGCGTGGTTCAGGCCATGGAGGAGAGCTATGAGGTGGACCTGGTCTACATCACGGAGAGGATCATCTCTCTGTCCTTCCCTGCCGGGGCCGAGGAGCGCAGCTACAACAGCAACCTCCAGGAGGTGGCGACCATGCTGAGGTCAAAGCACGGCGAACACTATCTG ATGCTTAACCTCAGCGAGCGGAGGAGCGATTTATCAAAGCTGAACCCCAAG GTTCTTGAGTTCGGCTGGCCGGATCATCACGCTCCGGCGCTGGACAAGATCTGCAGCATGTGCAAGGCTATCGACACGTGGCTCAGCGGGGACCAGCGCAACGTGGTGGTGCTGCACAACAAg GGGAATCGTGGCCGAACAGGCGTGGTGGTGGCTGCGTACATGCACTACAGCAGCATATCTGCGAG TGCGGACCAGGCGTTAGACAGGTTCGCCATGAGGCGTTTCTACGAGGACAAAGCACTTCCTGTGGGTCAGCCATCACAGATAAG ATATGTCCGATACTTTAATGGCCTCCTGTCCGGGCACATCAAAATCAACAACAAGCCTCTCTTCCTGCATCACGTCATCATGCACGGCATACCCAACTTTGAATCCAAaggag GTTGCCGTCCCTTCCTGAAGATCTACCAGGCAATGCAACCAGTCTATACATCAGGAATATA TAACGTGCAAGGAGACAGCAACACCAGTATCTGCATCACCATCGAACCTGGACTGCTTCTGAaaggagatattttg TTGAAGTGTTACCACAAGAAGTACAGGAACTTGACCAGAGACGTGGTGTTCAGGGTGCAGTTCCACACCTGTGCCATCCACGACCTCGGGGTGGTTTTTGGGAAGAACGAGCTCGACGAAACCTTCAAAG ATGAGAGGTTCCCAGAATACGGGAAGGTGGAGTTTGTTTTCTCCTACGGTCCTGAAAAAATCAAAG GTCTTGGTCACCTGGAGAACGGTCCGAGCGTTTCCGTGGACTACAACACCCAGGACCCGTTGATCCGCTGGGACTCGTATGACAGCTTCGATCAGCACTGTGAGGACACGGCCGAGGGCGAGCACG ATGTTGCTCACACCCAAGGTCCGCTTGATGGAAGTCTTTATGCCCAAGTCTGTAAGAAAGACTCCTTGGAGGGAGTTGTTACCATCAATGGCCTCCCAGTGCGTGAAAACCCCCTGAAGAATGCTGAGAACTCATTACAGCAGAGCAACCATCCACTTCAAACAACTGAGCAGACCCTTCCTGTGACGGGCCACACCTCCCTTCCAGCCGTTGACCATACTCTCTCCGTGAGCAGTGACTCGGGCAACTCGACTGCATCCATCAAGACTGATCGCACCGATGAGCACAGCCAGTCCTTGCAGATTGCTGCGAGCCACAACAACCCGACAGCTCACCCACCACTCAGCCCGCAGGAGAAAAGAGAGCTCGACCAGCTTCTGAGTGGCCTAGAGGCACCAACTCAGCGGCAGGCCTACTTGTCCACATCCACCAGTCCAGGAGGAGGGGTGAGACACCTGGTCCCAGCGCAGGTGCACGTCAACGGGGGTCACACCAGGCTTCTTGCGGCACCTTCAACAGAGGAACACGAAACCGATATTCTCGACGAAGAGCTTCCTAATAGCCAAGAGGGAAACAGCGTAGACAGCCTGGGTACCCTCTCATCCCTAGAGGGTCAGGCAACACCAGGTAGCCTCTACTACCAATCACAGACACCTGTCAGCACCCAGAACGACGGCCCTTATCTTGAGAGAAACAATCTCGGGGAAAAGCTGAATGAAATGCCTGTGCATGGAGTACGGACACCTACAGCGATGCAAGAGAGGTCTGTAGACTCGCCATCGCCCCAGGGTGGGTACAACAACTACCAAAATGGAGGAGGGATGTACCGCTCACAGTCCTTTGGGAACCAGCCAACCAGTAGCCCTGAGACCAACTCGAAGCTGATGCCCAGGGCCCCCGAGAGGAGCACCAGCAGCCgagaggctgttcaaagaggtcTCAACCACTGGCACCAGCATAGTCTTCCAGATGACCCTTTTGGGCCTCCTCTGCAGTCAACCCACAGCTTGCCCCACTTCCCGACCCCGGCCTCACAGCGAGACATCGAGCAGTCCATCGAGGCACTAAACATGCTAATGATCGATCTAGACCCGATCAACTCACACATGTCTAAGTCCCACAGTGCCCCATCTGGGGAGAACAACCTTAGTTCATCCCAGGTACCATTCTCCCAGACCCTGGCCAGACCGTCCTACCAAGGGGACTCTGCCATCCATGGCTACAACAACTCTGGGTCCGTGAATAGCACCTACCATCAGCCCCAGTGGTCGGCAGGGAGGGTGCCAACAGTGCCAAACCAGAGTCCACTTATGGAATCTCCAGTACACTCCTCTCAGAGGTCCAACACTGGCTACCAACACCAGAGCACCACCCCGACCCACACTCCTGAGCCCTACCTCCACACACGCCAATCCCCCCACCACTACCCCACCGATTCTCCTTCTAACCTCAACCAACAGAAGCCAATGAACTCATATGCAGGAGTTTCACACTCCCCGGACCTGCAGGGTCCATCTCCATATCCAGGCTACAGCACCTCTTCTTCTCCACTTCCTGCTCTCACCCCACAACCTAAGGACACATCTTCTTCACCTTTGCCCAGAGAACAAGATGCAGAGGAGGAGACACTAAACCTGGAAGGGCTAGTTGCACACCGGATTGCCG AGTACAACGCTCGTATTCGGGGCATCAGTGAAAGCATGACACCTCAACAATCTGACCGCCATCGCTCCTATTCCTTCTCTG GAGTTCGTTCTAGAGGGATGACCCCGGAGGTGACGCAGGAGACGGGCAGACGTCGGACCACAAGTGAGGGCCAGTACCAGAGCAGCCATGACAGCATGTCGGCGACGCATTCGCCAGACTTTGCCAACAATCTGTCCCTCAACCCAGGAGGAAGACCCAGAGAG gGTCTTATGCACAGTTACCGGGAGGCGTTTGAGGACAGCGAGGCTTCGCGGCTCGCAAACAGTCCCACCTTTGGAGGAAGTG ctCGCTCGACTCCAGGCTTGACGAAGACGCCTCTGTCCGCGTTGGGATTGAAGCCTCAGCAGGGAGGATCAG AGTCTGATTGTAATAAAGGAGAACAAG ATAATCGTGGTGTTGGGGACTCGCGGGCGCAGCCGTTCAACGctcctctgtcctccagcagtcccATCCACAGCACGGATGG aCGGAGGACCGGTTCTTCAGACAGCGCCCCGCACAGACCCGCCTCCCCGGAGGGCTCCCAGGTGGACATCATGGGCGTCCACACCGTCCCCGGCAGCCCAAACACCCTCCACCGCACGGTGGCCACCAACACACCGCCCAGCCCCGCCCTCCAGAGACGCTTAGGCCAAGGCAGCCCCTCCCTGGCCAGACACCCGTTTCCGACCGGCGTCCCCACGAGTCCTCTAATAGGCCGGAACCCCAAAATGGCGGCGGCCGGCATGCCGCCCAGCCCGCTGATGGGCCGGCGCGCGCCGTCGAGCGGCCACAGCACGCCGGATGAGCTGGGCGCCGCCTCCCGTCAGGGGAGCGCCCAACCGCCTCCCACGCCGGCCTTCCCCGTCTCCCCGCAGCTGCCCGAGAAGAGACACATGTCCAGCGGAGACGCGGAGAGGACGGACAACAGGAACCTGACTCCGGTCAGCGGCGGCAGCACGCCAAACCTGTCCGGCACGCATCCTCTCCCAGACGCCTCCAAGTCCATATACG ATAGTTATCCAGACATTAAGATGAATGTTAAGTTTGTCCAGGACACGTCCAAGTTCTGGTACAAGCCAGATATCTCCAGAGAGCAAG CCATCAGTCTGTTGAAGGACAGGGAGCCCGGAGCGTTCATCATCAGGGACAGCCATTCTTTCCGAGGGGCCTACGGTCTGGCTATGAAAGTGGCCTGCCCCCCGCCGACCAtccagcagaacaaaaaag CTGGTGACATGACGAACGAGCTGGTGAGGCACTTCCTGATCGAGACGAGCTCCAAGGGCGTCCGTTTGAAGGGCTGTCCCAACGAGCCCTACTTTG GCTGTCTGTCGGCTCTGGTGTACCAACACTCGATGACGCCGCTGGCCCTGCCCTGCAAGCTGATGATCCCCACCAAAG ACCCAAACGAAGAGGCGCTGGAACTCGCCACCCCGACCGACCCCGTCGTCGACCTTCTCAaacagggaacag TTCAAAAGATTCCTGAAGAGGCCTATG CCTGCAATGTTCTCTACATCAACTCTGTGGACATGGAATCTCTCACGGGGCCGCAGGCCGTCGCAAAGGCAATCAGTCAGACGCTGGCAACCAACCCCCTTCCCGCCGCCACCACCGTCCACTTTAAAGTGTCCGCGCAGGGCATCACGCTCACCGATAGCCAGAGGAA GATTTTCTTCAGGCGACATTATCCCATCAACACGGTAACTTACTGTGACATGGACCCCCAGAACAGAAA ATGGGGCAAAGAAGGCGGCGGCTCGGTGAA GCTCTTCGGATTCGTGGCGAGGAAACAGGGAAGCACAACAGACAACGTCAGCCACCTGTTCGCCGAGCTGGACCCGGATCAGCCCGCCTCAGCCATCGTCAGCTTCGTCTCCAAAACGATGAAGCAGTGA
- the tns1a gene encoding tensin isoform X3 codes for MPWTSADLRMPSVSLSLPSALAGRARTWVCLSCMFWPDELEGVHTHTFKLKPFKKAKSCDICKQAITKEGLICKACRLSCHKKCEVKVTTSCQTTTSCEPPPTPQLPLKHVDTPGSTRSCKSVEIRRKQSRSQSVVQAMEESYEVDLVYITERIISLSFPAGAEERSYNSNLQEVATMLRSKHGEHYLMLNLSERRSDLSKLNPKVLEFGWPDHHAPALDKICSMCKAIDTWLSGDQRNVVVLHNKGNRGRTGVVVAAYMHYSSISASADQALDRFAMRRFYEDKALPVGQPSQIRYVRYFNGLLSGHIKINNKPLFLHHVIMHGIPNFESKGGCRPFLKIYQAMQPVYTSGIYNVQGDSNTSICITIEPGLLLKGDILLKCYHKKYRNLTRDVVFRVQFHTCAIHDLGVVFGKNELDETFKDERFPEYGKVEFVFSYGPEKIKGLGHLENGPSVSVDYNTQDPLIRWDSYDSFDQHCEDTAEGEHDVAHTQGPLDGSLYAQVCKKDSLEGVVTINGLPVRENPLKNAENSLQQSNHPLQTTEQTLPVTGHTSLPAVDHTLSVSSDSGNSTASIKTDRTDEHSQSLQIAASHNNPTAHPPLSPQEKRELDQLLSGLEAPTQRQAYLSTSTSPGGGVRHLVPAQVHVNGGHTRLLAAPSTEEHETDILDEELPNSQEGNSVDSLGTLSSLEGQATPGSLYYQSQTPVSTQNDGPYLERNNLGEKLNEMPVHGVRTPTAMQERSVDSPSPQGGYNNYQNGGGMYRSQSFGNQPTSSPETNSKLMPRAPERSTSSREAVQRGLNHWHQHSLPDDPFGPPLQSTHSLPHFPTPASQRDIEQSIEALNMLMIDLDPINSHMSKSHSAPSGENNLSSSQVPFSQTLARPSYQGDSAIHGYNNSGSVNSTYHQPQWSAGRVPTVPNQSPLMESPVHSSQRSNTGYQHQSTTPTHTPEPYLHTRQSPHHYPTDSPSNLNQQKPMNSYAGVSHSPDLQGPSPYPGYSTSSSPLPALTPQPKDTSSSPLPREQDAEEETLNLEGLVAHRIAEYNARIRGISESMTPQQSDRHRSYSFSGVRSRGMTPEVTQETGRRRTTSEGQYQSSHDSMSATHSPDFANNLSLNPGGRPREGLMHSYREAFEDSEASRLANSPTFGGSARSTPGLTKTPLSALGLKPQQGGSDNRGVGDSRAQPFNAPLSSSSPIHSTDGRRTGSSDSAPHRPASPEGSQVDIMGVHTVPGSPNTLHRTVATNTPPSPALQRRLGQGSPSLARHPFPTGVPTSPLIGRNPKMAAAGMPPSPLMGRRAPSSGHSTPDELGAASRQGSAQPPPTPAFPVSPQLPEKRHMSSGDAERTDNRNLTPVSGGSTPNLSGTHPLPDASKSIYDSYPDIKMNVKFVQDTSKFWYKPDISREQAISLLKDREPGAFIIRDSHSFRGAYGLAMKVACPPPTIQQNKKAGDMTNELVRHFLIETSSKGVRLKGCPNEPYFGCLSALVYQHSMTPLALPCKLMIPTKDPNEEALELATPTDPVVDLLKQGTVQKIPEEAYACNVLYINSVDMESLTGPQAVAKAISQTLATNPLPAATTVHFKVSAQGITLTDSQRKIFFRRHYPINTVTYCDMDPQNRKWGKEGGGSVKLFGFVARKQGSTTDNVSHLFAELDPDQPASAIVSFVSKTMKQ; via the exons CCTCCCACTCCTCAGCTGCCATTAAAGCATGTAGATACGCCG GGATCCACGAGGTCCTGCAAAAGTGTGGAGATAAGACGGAAGCAATCACG GAGTCAGAGCGTGGTTCAGGCCATGGAGGAGAGCTATGAGGTGGACCTGGTCTACATCACGGAGAGGATCATCTCTCTGTCCTTCCCTGCCGGGGCCGAGGAGCGCAGCTACAACAGCAACCTCCAGGAGGTGGCGACCATGCTGAGGTCAAAGCACGGCGAACACTATCTG ATGCTTAACCTCAGCGAGCGGAGGAGCGATTTATCAAAGCTGAACCCCAAG GTTCTTGAGTTCGGCTGGCCGGATCATCACGCTCCGGCGCTGGACAAGATCTGCAGCATGTGCAAGGCTATCGACACGTGGCTCAGCGGGGACCAGCGCAACGTGGTGGTGCTGCACAACAAg GGGAATCGTGGCCGAACAGGCGTGGTGGTGGCTGCGTACATGCACTACAGCAGCATATCTGCGAG TGCGGACCAGGCGTTAGACAGGTTCGCCATGAGGCGTTTCTACGAGGACAAAGCACTTCCTGTGGGTCAGCCATCACAGATAAG ATATGTCCGATACTTTAATGGCCTCCTGTCCGGGCACATCAAAATCAACAACAAGCCTCTCTTCCTGCATCACGTCATCATGCACGGCATACCCAACTTTGAATCCAAaggag GTTGCCGTCCCTTCCTGAAGATCTACCAGGCAATGCAACCAGTCTATACATCAGGAATATA TAACGTGCAAGGAGACAGCAACACCAGTATCTGCATCACCATCGAACCTGGACTGCTTCTGAaaggagatattttg TTGAAGTGTTACCACAAGAAGTACAGGAACTTGACCAGAGACGTGGTGTTCAGGGTGCAGTTCCACACCTGTGCCATCCACGACCTCGGGGTGGTTTTTGGGAAGAACGAGCTCGACGAAACCTTCAAAG ATGAGAGGTTCCCAGAATACGGGAAGGTGGAGTTTGTTTTCTCCTACGGTCCTGAAAAAATCAAAG GTCTTGGTCACCTGGAGAACGGTCCGAGCGTTTCCGTGGACTACAACACCCAGGACCCGTTGATCCGCTGGGACTCGTATGACAGCTTCGATCAGCACTGTGAGGACACGGCCGAGGGCGAGCACG ATGTTGCTCACACCCAAGGTCCGCTTGATGGAAGTCTTTATGCCCAAGTCTGTAAGAAAGACTCCTTGGAGGGAGTTGTTACCATCAATGGCCTCCCAGTGCGTGAAAACCCCCTGAAGAATGCTGAGAACTCATTACAGCAGAGCAACCATCCACTTCAAACAACTGAGCAGACCCTTCCTGTGACGGGCCACACCTCCCTTCCAGCCGTTGACCATACTCTCTCCGTGAGCAGTGACTCGGGCAACTCGACTGCATCCATCAAGACTGATCGCACCGATGAGCACAGCCAGTCCTTGCAGATTGCTGCGAGCCACAACAACCCGACAGCTCACCCACCACTCAGCCCGCAGGAGAAAAGAGAGCTCGACCAGCTTCTGAGTGGCCTAGAGGCACCAACTCAGCGGCAGGCCTACTTGTCCACATCCACCAGTCCAGGAGGAGGGGTGAGACACCTGGTCCCAGCGCAGGTGCACGTCAACGGGGGTCACACCAGGCTTCTTGCGGCACCTTCAACAGAGGAACACGAAACCGATATTCTCGACGAAGAGCTTCCTAATAGCCAAGAGGGAAACAGCGTAGACAGCCTGGGTACCCTCTCATCCCTAGAGGGTCAGGCAACACCAGGTAGCCTCTACTACCAATCACAGACACCTGTCAGCACCCAGAACGACGGCCCTTATCTTGAGAGAAACAATCTCGGGGAAAAGCTGAATGAAATGCCTGTGCATGGAGTACGGACACCTACAGCGATGCAAGAGAGGTCTGTAGACTCGCCATCGCCCCAGGGTGGGTACAACAACTACCAAAATGGAGGAGGGATGTACCGCTCACAGTCCTTTGGGAACCAGCCAACCAGTAGCCCTGAGACCAACTCGAAGCTGATGCCCAGGGCCCCCGAGAGGAGCACCAGCAGCCgagaggctgttcaaagaggtcTCAACCACTGGCACCAGCATAGTCTTCCAGATGACCCTTTTGGGCCTCCTCTGCAGTCAACCCACAGCTTGCCCCACTTCCCGACCCCGGCCTCACAGCGAGACATCGAGCAGTCCATCGAGGCACTAAACATGCTAATGATCGATCTAGACCCGATCAACTCACACATGTCTAAGTCCCACAGTGCCCCATCTGGGGAGAACAACCTTAGTTCATCCCAGGTACCATTCTCCCAGACCCTGGCCAGACCGTCCTACCAAGGGGACTCTGCCATCCATGGCTACAACAACTCTGGGTCCGTGAATAGCACCTACCATCAGCCCCAGTGGTCGGCAGGGAGGGTGCCAACAGTGCCAAACCAGAGTCCACTTATGGAATCTCCAGTACACTCCTCTCAGAGGTCCAACACTGGCTACCAACACCAGAGCACCACCCCGACCCACACTCCTGAGCCCTACCTCCACACACGCCAATCCCCCCACCACTACCCCACCGATTCTCCTTCTAACCTCAACCAACAGAAGCCAATGAACTCATATGCAGGAGTTTCACACTCCCCGGACCTGCAGGGTCCATCTCCATATCCAGGCTACAGCACCTCTTCTTCTCCACTTCCTGCTCTCACCCCACAACCTAAGGACACATCTTCTTCACCTTTGCCCAGAGAACAAGATGCAGAGGAGGAGACACTAAACCTGGAAGGGCTAGTTGCACACCGGATTGCCG AGTACAACGCTCGTATTCGGGGCATCAGTGAAAGCATGACACCTCAACAATCTGACCGCCATCGCTCCTATTCCTTCTCTG GAGTTCGTTCTAGAGGGATGACCCCGGAGGTGACGCAGGAGACGGGCAGACGTCGGACCACAAGTGAGGGCCAGTACCAGAGCAGCCATGACAGCATGTCGGCGACGCATTCGCCAGACTTTGCCAACAATCTGTCCCTCAACCCAGGAGGAAGACCCAGAGAG gGTCTTATGCACAGTTACCGGGAGGCGTTTGAGGACAGCGAGGCTTCGCGGCTCGCAAACAGTCCCACCTTTGGAGGAAGTG ctCGCTCGACTCCAGGCTTGACGAAGACGCCTCTGTCCGCGTTGGGATTGAAGCCTCAGCAGGGAGGATCAG ATAATCGTGGTGTTGGGGACTCGCGGGCGCAGCCGTTCAACGctcctctgtcctccagcagtcccATCCACAGCACGGATGG aCGGAGGACCGGTTCTTCAGACAGCGCCCCGCACAGACCCGCCTCCCCGGAGGGCTCCCAGGTGGACATCATGGGCGTCCACACCGTCCCCGGCAGCCCAAACACCCTCCACCGCACGGTGGCCACCAACACACCGCCCAGCCCCGCCCTCCAGAGACGCTTAGGCCAAGGCAGCCCCTCCCTGGCCAGACACCCGTTTCCGACCGGCGTCCCCACGAGTCCTCTAATAGGCCGGAACCCCAAAATGGCGGCGGCCGGCATGCCGCCCAGCCCGCTGATGGGCCGGCGCGCGCCGTCGAGCGGCCACAGCACGCCGGATGAGCTGGGCGCCGCCTCCCGTCAGGGGAGCGCCCAACCGCCTCCCACGCCGGCCTTCCCCGTCTCCCCGCAGCTGCCCGAGAAGAGACACATGTCCAGCGGAGACGCGGAGAGGACGGACAACAGGAACCTGACTCCGGTCAGCGGCGGCAGCACGCCAAACCTGTCCGGCACGCATCCTCTCCCAGACGCCTCCAAGTCCATATACG ATAGTTATCCAGACATTAAGATGAATGTTAAGTTTGTCCAGGACACGTCCAAGTTCTGGTACAAGCCAGATATCTCCAGAGAGCAAG CCATCAGTCTGTTGAAGGACAGGGAGCCCGGAGCGTTCATCATCAGGGACAGCCATTCTTTCCGAGGGGCCTACGGTCTGGCTATGAAAGTGGCCTGCCCCCCGCCGACCAtccagcagaacaaaaaag CTGGTGACATGACGAACGAGCTGGTGAGGCACTTCCTGATCGAGACGAGCTCCAAGGGCGTCCGTTTGAAGGGCTGTCCCAACGAGCCCTACTTTG GCTGTCTGTCGGCTCTGGTGTACCAACACTCGATGACGCCGCTGGCCCTGCCCTGCAAGCTGATGATCCCCACCAAAG ACCCAAACGAAGAGGCGCTGGAACTCGCCACCCCGACCGACCCCGTCGTCGACCTTCTCAaacagggaacag TTCAAAAGATTCCTGAAGAGGCCTATG CCTGCAATGTTCTCTACATCAACTCTGTGGACATGGAATCTCTCACGGGGCCGCAGGCCGTCGCAAAGGCAATCAGTCAGACGCTGGCAACCAACCCCCTTCCCGCCGCCACCACCGTCCACTTTAAAGTGTCCGCGCAGGGCATCACGCTCACCGATAGCCAGAGGAA GATTTTCTTCAGGCGACATTATCCCATCAACACGGTAACTTACTGTGACATGGACCCCCAGAACAGAAA ATGGGGCAAAGAAGGCGGCGGCTCGGTGAA GCTCTTCGGATTCGTGGCGAGGAAACAGGGAAGCACAACAGACAACGTCAGCCACCTGTTCGCCGAGCTGGACCCGGATCAGCCCGCCTCAGCCATCGTCAGCTTCGTCTCCAAAACGATGAAGCAGTGA